One stretch of Priestia megaterium DNA includes these proteins:
- the yjcZ gene encoding sporulation protein YjcZ, translating to MGYYGGYGYGCGYGGGGCGGGFALIIVLFILLIIIGASCFGGGWC from the coding sequence ATGGGATACTACGGAGGTTACGGATACGGTTGTGGTTATGGCGGCGGTGGCTGCGGCGGCGGTTTCGCTTTAATCATTGTACTTTTCATCTTATTAATCATCATCGGCGCTTCTTGCTTCGGCGGCGGCTGGTGCTAA
- a CDS encoding cold-shock protein, producing the protein MEKGTVKWFNAEKGFGFIERENGDDVFVHFSAIQSEGFKSLDEGQAVTFDVEEGQRGPQAANVQKA; encoded by the coding sequence ATGGAAAAAGGTACAGTAAAATGGTTTAACGCAGAAAAAGGTTTCGGATTTATCGAGCGCGAAAATGGCGACGATGTATTCGTACATTTCTCAGCAATCCAAAGCGAAGGATTCAAATCTTTAGACGAAGGTCAAGCTGTAACATTCGACGTTGAAGAAGGTCAACGCGGACCTCAAGCTGCTAACGTTCAAAAAGCATAA
- a CDS encoding SDR family oxidoreductase: protein MIALTGKVALVTGAASGIGRASAITLAEQGARVALLDLEEEKLHEVKETIMSSGGECIAIKTDVSDSESIKESIETISSLWSQLHIVSINAGINGTFSSIEELSPEDWTKTIDTNLTSTFLTVKHSIPYLKAQGGSIIITSSINGNRTFSNIGMSAYSSSKAGQMAFGKMAALELSTYGIRVNVICPGAVDTNIESNTFRQEDKLKEVAIPIEYPNGNQPLAKRSAKPEEVADLIFFLASDASKHITGSEMFIDGGESLL, encoded by the coding sequence ATGATTGCATTAACTGGAAAAGTTGCGCTTGTGACGGGAGCGGCGTCTGGAATTGGACGTGCTTCAGCCATTACATTAGCTGAACAAGGAGCGCGCGTTGCTCTTTTAGATTTAGAGGAAGAAAAATTACACGAAGTAAAAGAGACCATCATGTCTAGCGGCGGAGAGTGTATAGCCATTAAAACAGACGTATCTGACTCTGAAAGTATAAAAGAGAGTATCGAAACGATTAGCAGCTTATGGAGTCAATTACATATTGTTTCTATTAACGCAGGCATCAACGGTACGTTCTCTTCTATTGAAGAACTATCACCAGAAGATTGGACAAAAACGATTGATACAAATTTAACAAGTACTTTTTTAACGGTGAAGCATTCTATTCCTTATTTGAAAGCTCAGGGAGGAAGCATTATTATTACTAGCTCGATTAACGGCAACCGTACATTTTCAAATATCGGCATGAGCGCATACAGTTCCTCAAAGGCTGGCCAAATGGCCTTCGGCAAAATGGCAGCTCTTGAACTTTCTACATATGGAATACGGGTAAACGTCATTTGTCCAGGAGCAGTTGATACAAATATTGAAAGCAATACATTCCGTCAAGAAGACAAATTAAAAGAAGTAGCGATTCCAATTGAATATCCAAATGGCAATCAGCCGCTTGCTAAACGCTCTGCTAAGCCCGAAGAAGTAGCAGACTTAATTTTCTTTTTAGCTTCTGACGCGTCCAAACATATTACCGGAAGTGAAATGTTTATTGACGGCGGAGAATCGCTGCTGTAA